The following are from one region of the Salvia hispanica cultivar TCC Black 2014 chromosome 1, UniMelb_Shisp_WGS_1.0, whole genome shotgun sequence genome:
- the LOC125202817 gene encoding TPR repeat-containing thioredoxin TDX-like produces the protein MEAERIQALKGFVDFCKLNPHVLHTPTLSFFKSFLQSFGARIPAIGGSSNDGDDHEDEKPSASRKRDAPMEDTLNKDIVESDNDPPRKLGCVEVTEDDQLSKATALEALAEGEVILIHSGSDLDEKLDAASKASRLSVLYFTATWCGPCRYVGPAFTSLAAKYPKVVFLKVDIDEARQVAFEWKISSIPTFFFIRNGEEVDQLVTVDKNVLEQKIAQHA, from the exons ATGGAGGCGGAAAGGATTCAGGCTTTGAAGGGTTTTGTGGATTTCTGCAAACTGAACCCACATGTCTTACACACTCcaactctttcatttttcaagaGCTTTCTACAAAG tTTTGGAGCTCGAATTCCGGCGATTGGAGGATCG AGCAATGACGGTGATGACCATGAAGATGAAAAGCCGTCTGCTTCAAGGAAGCGTGATGCACCAATGGAGGATACCttaaataaggacattgtTGAATCTGACAATGATCCTCCACGGAAACTGGGTTGTGTTGAAGTAACCGAAGATGATCAGTTATCAAAAGCAACAGCTCTGGAAGCACTGGCTGAAG GAGAAGTCATTCTGATCCATTCTGGTAGCGACTTGGATGAGAAGCTCGATGCTGCTTCAAAGGCATCTCGCCTCTCAGTTCTCTACTTCACTGCAACGTGGTGTGGGCCCTGCCGTTACGTCGGCCCTGCTTTCACTAGCTTGGCAGCTAAATACCCAAAAGTCGTTTTCTTGAAAGTGGACATCGACGAGGCCAGACAGGTTGCTTTTGAATGGAAAATCAGTAGCATCCCGaccttcttcttcatcagAAATGGTGAGGAGGTGGATCAGCTCGTCACAGTGGATAAAAACGTGCTCGAGCAGAAGATTGCTCAGCATGCTTGA
- the LOC125202638 gene encoding TPR repeat-containing thioredoxin TDX-like: MQSKDDEDNEDIKPFDSRKRDTPMDDISDDEIVESDVELDNSGVVEPDNDPPQKMGDPSVEVTEENKKAAYLFKAKAIEASVDGKFSEAVDYLTEAIMLNPISPVYYGRRATVFLGLKKPNAAIRDADVALEINPHGEVEYRIRGLAKAMLGLWEEAARDFHVASTLDFDAYKQVERNVKKIEEHNRKYERLRKEKELRRIKRLRKTRRVAEDASVSNDGEIAPSHSDSELEEEPRTRNFFFLKVDIDEAREVVAEWNISSIPTFFFVRNGEEVDHQLVTVDKNVLEQKIAQHAGLILIS; this comes from the exons ATGCAGAGCAAAGACGATGAGGACAATGAGGATATAAAGCCATTTGATTCAAGGAAGCGCGATACACCAATGGATGATATCTCAGATGACGAGATTGTTGAATCTGACGTTGAGTTGGATAATTCAGGCGTTGTGGAGCCGGACAATGATCCTCCACAGAAA ATGGGGGACCCTTCCGTTGAAGTAactgaagaaaataaaaaagctgCTTATCTATTTAAAGCAAAAGCTATTGAAGCAAGCGTTGATG GAAAGTTTAGTGAGGCTGTAGATTACCTAACTGAGGCAATCATGTTGAATCCAATCTCGCCAGTATATTATGGACGTAGAG CGACTGTCTTTCTCGGATTGAAGAAACCAAATGCTGCGATACGAGATGCTGATGTAGCTTTAGAG ATCAACCCACACGGGGAAGTAGAATACAGAATACGAGGGCTGGCAAAAGCAATGCTGGGCTTGTGGGAAGAGGCAGCTCGTGATTTTCACGTTGCATCAACTTTGGATTTTGACGCGTACAAGCAG GTTGAACGCaatgtgaagaaaattgaagagcACAACCGGAAATATGAACGCCTGCGTAAAGAGAAGGAATTGAGACGAATCAAGCGCCTGAGGAAGACACGTCGA GTTGCTGAAGATGCTTCTGTTTCAAACGATG GAGAAATCGCCCCGAGCCATTCTGATAGCGAGTTGGAAGAGGAACCCAGGACTCgaaacttcttttttttgaaagTGGACATCGACGAGGCTAGAGAGGTTGTTGCTGAATGGAACATCAGTAGCATCCCGACCTTCTTCTTCGTCAGAAATGGTGAGGAGGTGGATCATCAGCTCGTCACCGTGGACAAAAACGTGCTCGAGCAGAAGATTGCTCAGCATGCCGGATTAATCTTGATTTCTTGA
- the LOC125202736 gene encoding TPR repeat-containing thioredoxin TDX-like, which yields MEAERIQALKGFVDFCKLNPHVLHTPTLSFFKSFLQSFGARIPAIGGSSNDGDDHEDEKPSASRKRDAPMEDTLNKDIVESDNDPPRKLGCVEVTEDDQLSKATALEALAEGEVILIHSGSDLDEKLDAASKASRLSVLYFTATWCGPCRYVGPAFTSLAAKYPKVVFLKVDIDEARQVAFEWKISSIPTFFFIRNGEEVDQLVTVDKNVLEQKIAQHA from the exons ATGGAGGCGGAAAGGATTCAGGCTTTGAAGGGTTTTGTGGATTTCTGCAAACTGAACCCACATGTCTTACACACTCcaactctttcatttttcaagaGCTTTCTACAAAG tTTTGGAGCTCGAATTCCGGCGATTGGAGGATCG AGCAATGACGGTGATGACCATGAAGATGAAAAGCCGTCTGCTTCAAGGAAGCGTGATGCACCAATGGAGGATACCttaaataaggacattgtTGAATCTGACAATGATCCTCCACGGAAACTGGGTTGTGTTGAAGTAACCGAAGATGATCAGTTATCAAAAGCAACAGCTCTGGAAGCACTGGCTGAAG GAGAAGTCATTCTGATCCATTCTGGTAGCGACTTGGATGAGAAGCTCGATGCTGCTTCAAAGGCATCTCGCCTCTCAGTTCTCTACTTCACTGCAACGTGGTGTGGGCCCTGCCGTTACGTCGGCCCTGCTTTCACTAGCTTGGCAGCTAAATACCCAAAAGTCGTTTTCTTGAAAGTGGACATCGACGAGGCCAGACAGGTTGCTTTTGAATGGAAAATCAGTAGCATCCCGaccttcttcttcatcagAAATGGTGAGGAGGTGGATCAGCTCGTCACGGTGGATAAAAACGTGCTCGAGCAGAAGATTGCTCAGCATGCTTGA
- the LOC125192895 gene encoding TPR repeat-containing thioredoxin TDX-like, with protein MEAEKIQALKGFVECYELNPDVLHTPSLAFFKNFLQSLGAQIPAFGGSSKDDEDNEDIKPFDSRKRDTPMDDISDDEIVESDVELDNSGVVEPDNDPPQKMGDPSVEVTEENKKAAYLFKAKAIEASVDGKFSEAVDYLTEAIMLNPISPVYYGRRATVFLGLKKPNAAIRDADVALEINPHGEVEYRIRGLAKAMLGLWEEAARDFHVASTLDFDAYKQVERNVKKIEEHNRKYERLRKEKELRRIKRLRKTRRVAEDASVSNDGEIAPSHSDSELEEEPRTRNFFFLKVDIDEAREVVAEWNISSIPTFFFVRNGEEVDHQLVTVDKNVLEQKIAQHAGLILIS; from the exons atggaagCGGAAAAGATTCAGGCTTTGAAGGGCTTTGTGGAGTGCTACGAACTAAATCCAGATGTCTTACACACTCCATCTCTTGCGTTCTTCAAGAATTTTCTGCAAAG TTTGGGAGCTCAAATTCCGGCGTTTGGAGGATCG AGCAAAGACGATGAGGACAATGAGGATATAAAGCCATTTGATTCAAGGAAGCGCGATACACCAATGGATGATATCTCAGATGACGAGATTGTTGAATCTGACGTTGAGTTGGATAATTCAGGCGTTGTGGAGCCGGACAATGATCCTCCACAGAAA ATGGGGGACCCTTCCGTTGAAGTAactgaagaaaataaaaaagctgCTTATCTATTTAAAGCAAAAGCTATTGAAGCAAGCGTTGATG GAAAGTTTAGTGAGGCTGTAGATTACCTAACTGAGGCAATCATGTTGAATCCAATCTCGCCAGTATATTATGGACGTAGAG CGACTGTCTTTCTCGGATTGAAGAAACCAAATGCTGCGATACGAGATGCTGATGTAGCTTTAGAG ATCAACCCACACGGGGAAGTAGAATACAGAATACGAGGGCTGGCAAAAGCAATGCTGGGCTTGTGGGAAGAGGCAGCTCGTGATTTTCACGTTGCATCAACTTTGGATTTTGACGCGTACAAGCAG GTTGAACGCaatgtgaagaaaattgaagagcACAACCGGAAATATGAACGCCTGCGTAAAGAGAAGGAATTGAGACGAATCAAGCGCCTGAGGAAGACACGTCGA GTTGCTGAAGATGCTTCTGTTTCAAACGATG GAGAAATCGCCCCGAGCCATTCTGATAGCGAGTTGGAAGAGGAACCCAGGACTCgaaacttcttttttttgaaagTGGACATCGACGAGGCTAGAGAGGTTGTTGCTGAATGGAACATCAGTAGCATCCCGACCTTCTTCTTCGTCAGAAATGGTGAGGAGGTGGATCATCAGCTCGTCACCGTGGACAAAAACGTGCTCGAGCAGAAGATTGCTCAGCATGCCGGATTAATCTTGATTTCTTGA